A DNA window from Caulobacter mirabilis contains the following coding sequences:
- a CDS encoding helix-turn-helix transcriptional regulator, with translation MTIDLDGIYAAIEDDRAFDQLADHIASACDTRSAIFVGQQPDGTASWLRANYWDRALLAEYQRNFIQADPWTETAVTIGRFGRAAALDQRLPPEDLVDTAIYNDLLRVHGDDTGRCLGVMPPPGREGLIMAIHRAAGDAAFTVADEQRLDEVYGHVRRVVSLRKTLALERDRSARLQDIVDQTGEAILRLDRNLQVIALSAAARRLVDAGDGLSLNRRSLVAPAGVATELRAAVAAVIDRTTLARAALLCHRPSGRRPYRLALLPAGFDGDAGALLRIDDPDRPTPGTDWRRALQDAYGLTTMEADLALRLYAEHSLDEIADLRGVVRETLRTQLKSLFLKTGVNRQSALLKLLATFPMGNQDAD, from the coding sequence ATGACGATCGACCTCGATGGAATCTACGCCGCGATCGAGGATGATCGCGCGTTCGATCAGCTGGCCGACCACATCGCCTCGGCCTGCGACACGCGTTCGGCCATCTTCGTCGGCCAGCAGCCGGATGGAACCGCGTCCTGGCTTCGGGCCAACTATTGGGACAGGGCCTTGTTGGCCGAGTACCAGCGGAACTTCATCCAGGCCGACCCTTGGACGGAGACGGCGGTGACCATCGGCCGCTTCGGCCGCGCGGCGGCGCTCGACCAGCGCCTGCCCCCGGAAGATCTTGTCGACACCGCGATCTACAATGATCTGCTTCGCGTCCACGGCGACGACACCGGACGGTGCCTCGGCGTGATGCCGCCGCCCGGGCGGGAAGGTCTGATCATGGCCATCCACCGGGCCGCCGGCGATGCGGCCTTTACGGTCGCCGACGAGCAACGGCTCGACGAGGTCTATGGCCATGTCCGCCGCGTCGTTTCGCTTCGCAAAACCCTGGCGCTGGAGCGCGACCGAAGCGCCCGGCTTCAGGACATCGTCGACCAGACCGGCGAGGCGATCCTGCGCCTCGACCGGAACCTCCAGGTCATAGCGCTCTCCGCCGCGGCCCGTCGCCTGGTGGACGCCGGGGACGGTCTGAGCCTGAACCGAAGAAGCCTCGTTGCGCCGGCCGGCGTGGCCACGGAGCTCCGGGCCGCCGTCGCCGCGGTCATCGATCGGACGACGCTGGCGCGCGCGGCGCTGCTCTGTCACCGGCCTTCCGGTCGCCGTCCCTATCGGCTGGCGCTCCTGCCGGCGGGCTTCGACGGCGACGCCGGCGCGCTGCTGCGGATCGACGACCCCGACCGGCCGACGCCCGGAACCGACTGGCGTCGGGCGCTGCAGGACGCCTACGGTCTCACGACCATGGAGGCGGATCTGGCGCTGCGCCTGTACGCGGAACATTCCCTCGATGAGATCGCCGACCTGCGCGGCGTCGTGCGCGAGA
- a CDS encoding LysR family transcriptional regulator: MTLEQLRIFVAVAEREHMTRAAEALNVTQSAASAAIAVLEGRHGVALFDRVGRGIALTEAGRQFLAAARGVLAAADEAEQALSDIAGLKRGRLRLAASHTLAGYWLPRHLAAFHERYPGVEIDLALENTEGAARRLRDGRAELAFVEGVVEDPALEVSPVSADRLLLVSAHPAARFEAADLRAARWVMREPGSGTRSSFERVLVDLGLDPNALDVALVAPSNEAVRSAVEAGAGIAALSSLVVETSLTVGALHALPFALPERPLFALRRRDCSRSRASAALLDLIGAPS, encoded by the coding sequence ATGACCCTTGAGCAGCTCCGCATCTTCGTCGCCGTCGCCGAGCGCGAGCACATGACCCGCGCGGCCGAAGCCCTGAACGTCACCCAGTCCGCGGCCAGCGCCGCCATCGCCGTTCTCGAAGGCCGGCATGGCGTGGCCCTCTTCGACCGCGTCGGGCGCGGCATCGCCCTGACCGAGGCGGGACGGCAGTTCCTGGCCGCGGCCCGCGGCGTCCTGGCCGCCGCCGACGAGGCCGAACAGGCGCTGTCGGACATCGCCGGCCTCAAGCGCGGCCGCCTACGGCTGGCGGCGAGCCACACCCTGGCCGGCTACTGGCTCCCGCGGCACCTGGCGGCCTTCCACGAGCGGTATCCCGGCGTCGAGATCGACCTGGCGTTGGAGAACACCGAAGGCGCCGCCCGGCGACTGCGCGACGGCCGCGCCGAACTGGCCTTCGTCGAGGGGGTGGTCGAGGACCCGGCTCTGGAGGTCTCGCCCGTTTCCGCCGACCGGCTGTTGTTGGTCTCCGCTCATCCAGCGGCGCGGTTTGAGGCGGCCGATCTGCGCGCCGCTCGCTGGGTGATGCGCGAGCCCGGCTCGGGCACGCGGTCGTCCTTCGAGCGCGTGCTGGTCGACCTGGGCCTGGATCCGAACGCCCTCGACGTCGCTCTGGTCGCCCCGTCCAACGAGGCGGTGCGCAGCGCGGTGGAGGCGGGCGCCGGGATCGCCGCCCTGTCCAGCCTGGTTGTGGAGACCTCCCTGACGGTCGGCGCTCTGCACGCCCTGCCCTTCGCCCTGCCCGAGCGGCCGCTGTTCGCCCTGCGTCGACGCGACTGCAGCCGCAGCCGGGCCTCTGCGGCCCTGCTCGACCTGATCGGAGCGCCGTCATGA
- a CDS encoding TDT family transporter — protein MSLRPLAELDRPLEAIRRFTPNWFAVTMGVGVVALVLAQVPVPGLRAVGEALWLVDIGLFVLFSGLYAARWILFGDEARRIFGHATASMFIGTIPMGLATIINGFVVFGLPRFGQAAIEIAHGLWWIDAVLAIGCGVLLPYLMFTRQEHALDRMTAVWLLPVVAAEVTAASAGLVAPHLADPGARFVLLASGYVLWAYSVPIAFAILTILLLRMALHRLPPADMAASSWLTLGPIGTGALGLLLLGGDAPAVFAQHGLAEVGRVAQGLGVIGGLALWGLGLWWLLLALLITGRHVREGAPFNLGWWGYVFPLGVYTLATLRLGGTLDLIGLKAAGTVLAAALVAVWGLVAARTLHGAWRGDLFSAPCLAAPAPAA, from the coding sequence ATGAGCCTGCGTCCCCTCGCCGAACTCGACCGTCCGTTGGAGGCGATCCGTCGGTTCACGCCCAACTGGTTCGCCGTCACCATGGGCGTCGGCGTGGTCGCCCTGGTGCTGGCCCAGGTTCCCGTCCCCGGCCTTCGCGCCGTCGGCGAAGCGCTCTGGCTGGTCGATATCGGCCTGTTCGTGCTGTTCAGCGGGCTCTACGCGGCGCGTTGGATCCTGTTCGGCGACGAGGCCCGCCGGATCTTCGGCCACGCCACGGCCTCGATGTTCATCGGAACCATCCCGATGGGGCTGGCGACGATCATCAACGGCTTCGTGGTGTTCGGCCTGCCTCGCTTCGGCCAGGCGGCGATCGAGATCGCCCACGGCCTCTGGTGGATCGACGCGGTCCTGGCGATCGGTTGCGGAGTGCTGCTCCCGTATCTGATGTTCACCCGCCAGGAGCACGCCCTGGACCGGATGACCGCCGTCTGGCTGCTGCCGGTGGTGGCGGCGGAGGTCACGGCCGCCAGCGCCGGCCTGGTCGCACCGCATCTGGCCGACCCGGGCGCGCGTTTCGTCCTGCTCGCGAGCGGCTACGTCCTGTGGGCCTATTCCGTGCCGATCGCCTTCGCCATCCTGACCATCCTGCTGCTGCGCATGGCGCTGCATCGCCTGCCGCCGGCCGACATGGCGGCGTCGAGCTGGCTGACCCTGGGGCCGATCGGCACGGGCGCGCTCGGACTGCTGCTGCTGGGCGGCGACGCGCCCGCCGTCTTCGCCCAGCACGGACTGGCGGAGGTCGGTCGGGTCGCCCAGGGCCTGGGCGTGATCGGCGGACTGGCGCTGTGGGGCCTCGGCCTGTGGTGGCTGCTGCTGGCGCTGCTGATCACCGGCCGCCACGTCCGCGAGGGCGCGCCGTTCAATCTCGGCTGGTGGGGCTACGTCTTTCCGCTGGGCGTCTACACCCTGGCAACCCTGCGCCTGGGCGGAACGCTGGACCTGATCGGCCTGAAGGCGGCCGGAACGGTCCTGGCCGCAGCGCTCGTCGCGGTCTGGGGTCTGGTCGCGGCGCGGACCCTGCACGGCGCCTGGCGCGGCGACCTGTTTTCCGCGCCCTGCCTGGCGGCCCCGGCCCCGGCGGCCTGA
- a CDS encoding DNA-3-methyladenine glycosylase I gives MALRAFEEIWDRAAARKGGDAAVEGQLPTMKTPAELAAIPDDRWLSQMARCVFQAGFSWQVVDKKWPGTEEAFWNFSPSRCRAMSDEAFDALLKDARIIRNGAKVRSVQNNAAFLLDLAAEHGTSAGAVFANWPMSDYVGLLDLIKTRGDRLGGNAGMMFLRFMGKDSWVTSMDMVKALAVEGVIDGAPDTKKARKATQAAFDQWAQESGRPFAHISRVLAMSVD, from the coding sequence ATGGCCTTGCGGGCGTTCGAGGAGATCTGGGATCGCGCCGCGGCGCGGAAAGGCGGAGACGCGGCCGTCGAGGGGCAGCTGCCGACGATGAAGACGCCGGCGGAGCTGGCGGCCATCCCGGATGACCGCTGGCTGTCGCAGATGGCCCGCTGCGTGTTCCAGGCCGGCTTCTCATGGCAGGTGGTCGACAAGAAGTGGCCGGGGACCGAGGAGGCCTTCTGGAACTTCTCGCCGTCCCGCTGTCGGGCGATGTCGGACGAGGCGTTCGACGCCCTGCTCAAGGACGCCCGGATCATCCGCAACGGCGCCAAGGTCCGCTCCGTGCAGAACAACGCCGCCTTCCTGCTGGACCTGGCGGCGGAGCACGGGACCAGCGCCGGGGCGGTGTTCGCGAACTGGCCGATGAGCGACTACGTCGGCCTGCTGGACCTGATCAAGACGCGCGGCGACCGCCTGGGCGGCAACGCCGGCATGATGTTCCTGCGCTTCATGGGCAAGGACAGCTGGGTGACCTCGATGGACATGGTCAAGGCGCTGGCGGTCGAGGGCGTCATCGACGGCGCGCCCGACACCAAGAAGGCCCGCAAGGCGACCCAGGCGGCCTTCGATCAATGGGCCCAGGAAAGCGGCCGCCCGTTCGCCCACATCAGCCGGGTGCTGGCGATGAGCGTGGACTGA
- a CDS encoding tetratricopeptide repeat protein translates to MFRRFIVASAAGMLACLGFGASGRADPSDPVPVTLEGLQQSCDGGEAVDCAALGHLYRRGEEVPQDLSRAIAMFRRGCDLSSGAEEFGSYACHFLAAFYESGEGVPRDLARALQLYEKSCKAGNDDSCSQARVVRLSIGN, encoded by the coding sequence ATGTTCAGACGCTTCATCGTCGCGTCGGCGGCAGGGATGCTGGCCTGTCTCGGCTTCGGCGCGTCCGGCAGGGCGGACCCGTCCGATCCTGTTCCGGTGACGCTGGAGGGGCTGCAACAGAGCTGTGACGGCGGCGAAGCGGTCGACTGCGCCGCGCTTGGCCATCTGTATCGCAGGGGCGAGGAGGTCCCTCAGGACCTGTCCCGCGCCATCGCGATGTTCCGGAGGGGCTGCGACCTCAGCAGCGGCGCCGAGGAGTTCGGAAGCTATGCCTGCCACTTCCTGGCCGCCTTCTACGAGAGCGGCGAGGGCGTGCCGCGGGATCTGGCGCGCGCGCTTCAGCTGTACGAGAAGTCCTGCAAGGCGGGGAACGACGACAGCTGTTCGCAGGCCAGGGTCGTGCGGCTCTCGATCGGGAATTAG